In Lytechinus variegatus isolate NC3 chromosome 18, Lvar_3.0, whole genome shotgun sequence, a single genomic region encodes these proteins:
- the LOC121431692 gene encoding uncharacterized protein LOC121431692: MMFTRDENFDLAEEVLKDLNKELRGNQRHIGFLNGSSGDKKIGLDASSRVTVVVEPDFCGIGKRDADAIDTMGWTHPLACNWDTHDPNDQCQCSEQSSQGTGLRRYHLLDQRQIFQEQYQLNENQIQQKCESRPTIKKEVKEPCSCESVRTATNPQAESTNSTKPTRKAGRKPPIGPDGKVRYSKRRETEDKRRRVNHRERYRMHQLSEAFDRLRQVLPANALDVQSRRTDNGRPQRYPVRQKLSKVDTLLLAQDYILSLQEMCKTSPDLLSHPPPPRASPSCSWNHFGLSS, translated from the coding sequence ATGATGTTCACTCGAGACGAAAACTTCGATCTTGCAGAAGAAGTCTTAAAGGATCTAAATAAAGAATTAAGGGGAAACCAAAGACACATTGGCTTTCTCAACGGTTCTTCAGGTGATAAGAAAATTGGTCTTGACGCATCTTCCAGAGTCACTGTGGTTGTCGAGCCTGACTTCTGCGGTATTGGCAAAAGAGATGCCGATGCTATAGATACGATGGGATGGACACATCCATTGGCCTGTAATTGGGACACCCATGATCCCAATGACCAATGTCAGTGTTCTGAGCAAAGCTCACAAGGGACAGGTCTCCGACGATATCACCTACTAGACCAACGGCAGATCTTTCAAGAACAATATCAActgaatgaaaatcaaatacaaCAGAAATGTGAAAGTAGGCCAACGATCAAAAAGGAAGTCAAGGAACCATGTTCATGCGAATCAGTAAGAACGGCAACGAATCCGCAAGCGGAATCAACAAATTCGACCAAACCCACCAGGAAGGCCGGCCGAAAGCCACCAATAGGTCCAGACGGAAAAGTCAGGTACAGCAAGCGAAGGGAGACTGAGGACAAACGCAGGCGCGTCAACCACAGAGAGCGCTACCGAATGCATCAACTGAGTGAAGCCTTCGACCGTCTTCGCCAGGTGCTTCCTGCTAATGCTCTCGACGTCCAATCTCGACGGACCGATAACGGGCGCCCTCAACGATACCCTGTTAGACAAAAACTAAGTAAGGTAGACACGCTACTCCTTGCTCAGGACTATATCCTTAGTCTCCAGGAAATGTGTAAAACCTCTCCTGACCTGTTATCTCACCCACCACCTCCACGTGCATCCCCTAGCTGTTCTTGGAATCATTTCGGCCTATCATCGTGA